In Ornithinibacter aureus, the genomic stretch GTGCCCTGCCCGATGCGCGCGACGGGCTCAAGCCCGTGCAGCGCCGCATCCTGTTCGGGATGAGCGAGCTGGGCCTGCGCCCTGACCGGCCCCACGTGAAGTCCAGCCGGGTCGTCGGTGAGGTCATGGGCAAGTACCACCCCCACGGCGACCAGGCGATCTACGACGCCCTGGTGCGCATGGCGCAGCCGTTCACGATGCGCCTGCCGCTCGTCGACGGCCACGGCAACTTCGGCTCCCTCGACGACGGCCCGGCCGCCTCGCGGTACACCGAGGCCCGGATGGCCCCGGCAGCACTGCTCATGGTGTCCGGGCTCGACGAGGACACCGTCGACTACGTCCCCAACTACGACGACTCGCTCCTGCAGCCCGGCGTCATGCCCGCTGCCTACCCCAACCTGCTCGTCAACGGCGCGTCCGGGATCGCCGTCGGTATGGCCACGAACATGGCCCCGCACAACCTCGTCGAGGTCATCGGTGCCGCCCGCCACCTCATCGCCCACCCGGACTGTTCCCTGGACGACCTGATGAAGTTCGTCCCGGGCCCTGACCTGCCGGGCGGCGGGCGGATCGTGGGGCTCGACGGCATCCGCGACGCCTACCTCACCGGGCGGGGCTCGTTCCGCACCCGCGCCGCCGCACGCGTGGAGAAGCTCACCCCGCGGCGGATGGGCATCGTCGTCACCGAGCTGCCCTACCTCGTCGGCCCGGAGAAGGTCATCGAGCGGGTGAAGACCCTGGTGCAGGCCAAGAAGCTCCAGGGCATCTCCGACGTCAAGGACCTCACCGACCGCAAGAACGGCCTGCGGCTGGTCTTCGAGGTCAAGAACGGCTTCAACGCCGACGCCGTGCTCGAGCAGCTGTACAAGCTGACCCCGATGGAGGACTCGTTCGGGATCAACAACGTCGCCCTCGTCGACGGGCAACCCCGCACCCTGGGCCTGAAGGAGCTGCTGCGCACCTACGTCGACTTCCGCATCGAGGTCGTGCGCCGCCGCACCGAGTTCCGGCTGCGCAAGCGCCAGGACCGACTGCACCTCGTCGAGGGCCTGCTCATCGCCATCGTCGACATCGACGAGGTGATCCAGCTGATCCGCACCTCCGACGACGCGGCGACGGCGAAGGCACGGCTGATGTCCGTCTTCGACCTCTCCGAGGCCCAGGCCGAGTACATCCTCGAGCTCCAGCTGCGCCGGCTGACGAAGTTCTCCCTCATCGAGCTCGAGAGCGAGCGCGACGAGCTGCGCCGCCAGATCGAGGAGCTCGAGGCGATCCTCGCCGACGAGAAGCTGCTGCACCGCACCGTCTCCGGCGAGCTCGCCGACGTCGCCAAGGCCCACGGCACCCCACGACGGACCGTGCTGCTGGAGTCGGCGGGGGTGCCCGCATCGGTGGGGGCGCCGCTCGAGGTGGCCGACGACCCGTGCTGGGTGCTGTTGTCGTCCACCGGCCTGCTGGCGCGCACGTCCTCGGTCGACCCGGTGCCCGCCGACGGTGGCCGCGCCAAGCACGACGCCATCATCGGTGCCGTGCGCACCACGGCCCGCGGCGAGTTCGGCCTCGTCACCTCGGCCGGGCGGATGCTGCGGATGTCGGCCATCGAGCTGCCGACGCTGCCCCCGCTCGGGGGCGCGCCCAGCCTGTCCGGCGGTGCTCCGCTCGCGGTCTTCGCCGACCTCCCCGCCGGGGAGGAGCCGCTGACGATCGTCGGGTTGGATGCCGATGGGCCGGGGATCGCGCTCGGCACCGCCCAGGGTGTCGTCAAGCGGGTCACCCCGGACCACCCTGCTCGGGCGAGCTGGGAGGTCATCGCCCTCAAGGACGGTGACCGGGTCGTCGGCGCGGCTGCCCTGCGCGACGGCGAGGAGGATCTCGTCTTCGTCACCAGTGACGCGCAGCTGCTGCGCTTCTCGGCGTCGTCGGTGCGACCCCAGGGCCGAGCGGCCGGTGGGATGGCCGGCATCCGCCTCAACCCCGGCGCCTGCGTCGTGTTCTTCGGTGCCGTCGACCCGACGTCGGATGCCGTCGTCGTCACCTCCTCGGGTGCCTCCGACGCCCTGCCGGGCACCCAGCCCGGTGCCATCAAGGTGACCCCGTACGCGGAGTACCCACCGAAGGGTCGTGGGACGGGCGGGGTTCGGGCACACCGCTTCCTGCGCGGTGAGGATGCGCTGGTCCTGGCGTGGGTCGGGGCCCGTCCGGCACGGGCCAGCGGGGCCGCCGGCGTGGCGCTCGAGCTCCCCGAGGCGTCCGGCAGGCGAGACGGCTCCGGAACGGCCTATCCGGCCGTCATCGGCGGTATCGGCTCACCGGTGCGCTGAGGTCCCCACCCTCAGGCGGGGATCGCGCTCTCTCACCGGCGGTTCGAACCGCCCGCCACCGCAGCGTTGCCGCCGTGTTACGCAATCGTTACCGCCTCGATGCGTGGAGACGTTGCGAAGCATGTGTAAACGCTTTTACCTTGGTCCCGGTTCCCTCATCGCCGAGGCCACAGCGTCTCGGCGCGACCAGTGAAATGGAGGCGGGCACATGGCCCTCTACACCAAGCGTCGCATCGCGGCGTTGTCCGGAGTCCTCGCGGTGGCACTCACCGCGACGGCCTGCGGAAGCAGCAGCGACGGCGGTGGCGACACCGCCGAAAGCGGCAGCACCAGCAGCATCGACTGCGCGCCCTACACGGCGTTCGGCGACCTCAAGGGCAAGACGGTCACCGTCTACACCTCGATCACCGCTCCCGAGGACGCACCGCACATCGCGTCCTACCAGCCCTTCGTGGACTGCACGGGCGTCGAGATCAAGTACGAAGGCTCCAAGGAGTTCGAGGCCCAGCTGCCGGTGCGTGTCAAGGGTGGCAACGCCCCCGACATCGCCTACCTGCCCCAGCCGGGTCTGCTCAACACCCTGGTCCAGACGGGCGCCATCAAGGCCGCCCCGCCGGAGGTCGCCGCCAACGTCGACAAGAACATGCCGGACTGGAAGAACTACGGCACCGTCGACGGCACCTTCTACGCCGCGCCGCTCGGTGCGAACGTGAAGTCCTTCGTCTGGTACTCGCCGTCGGCCTTCGCCGACAAGGGCTACGAGGTCCCCACCACGTGGGCCGACCTGCTCGCCCTGTCCGAGAAGATGGCCGCCGAGGGTGGCGACGTCAAGCCCTGGTGTGCAGGCATCGAGTCCGGTGACGCCACCGGCTGGCCGGCCACCGACTGGGTCGAGGACGTCATGCTCCGCACCGCCGGCGCCGAGACCTACGACAAGTGGGTCAACCACGAGATCCCGTTCAACGACCCGGCTGTCGCCACGGCGCTCGCCGAGGTCGGCAAGATCCTCAAGAACGACAAGTTCGTCAACGGTGGCTTCGGCGACGTCAAGACGATCGCCTCGACGTCCTTCCAGGACGCCGGTCAGCCGATCCTCGACGGCACCTGCTACATGCACCGTCAGGCGTCGTTCTACGCGGCCAACTGGCCCGAGGGCACCGAGGTCGGTCCCGAGGGTGAGGTCTGGGCGTTCTACCTGCCCTCCGTCGACTCCTCCAGCAAGCCGGTCCTCGGTGGTGGCGAGTTCACCGCGGCCTTCGCCGACCGTCCCGAGGTCAAGGCCTTCCAGACCTACCTCTCCTCGGTCGAGTGGGCTGACGAGCGCGCCAAGACCTGTGGTACGGGTGGTTGCGTGACGGCCAACAAGAACGCCGACCCCTCGCTGCTGAAGAACCCCGTCGACAAGCTCTCCGCCGAGGCGCTCACCGACAGTGCAGCCACCTTCCGCTTCGACGGCTCCGACCTCATGCCGGGTGCCGTGGGTGCGGGTACGTTCTGGAAGGGCATGACCGACTGGATCATCGGCAAGGACGACAAGGCAACGCTCGACTTCATCGAGCAGTCCTGGCCGAAGTGACAACCCTGACCTGATTCACCCCAGGTCAACGAGCAGGGGTGGGGTGGGACTCCCCCACCCCACCCCTGCTCTCTTGGTTTCCCCTGTCCTGACGTAATCCTCTCGGAGGTGATGTCCAGTGGTATCGACGGTCATCGGCGCAGTTCCCGCCGCGATTCCCGAGCCGTTCCTGCGGGCGCAAAGCGTGCCCGGCAAGTTCTTCCTGATGTTCTTCGCGATCTTCTTCTTCGCGCTCGTGTTCGGCCTCGTGCTCTTCCTCGCCTCCCTGTTCAAGGGCAAGAACGGCGAGCGGGTCCAGGGCGCCCTGTTCGTCGGCCCAGCCGTGGTCCTGCTCGCGATCGGGCTGATGTACCCCGCGATCCTCACGATCAACCAGTCGCTGCGCGGGCGCTCCGGTGAGGGTGGACTCACCCTCAGCAACTACTCGGCGATGTTCACCCAGCCCGAGCTGCTGCTCGTGCTGCGCAACACGGCCCTGTGGGTCATCCTCGTCCCGATCCTCGCGACCAGCATCGGGCTGATCTACGCGATCCTCATCGACCGCGCGCGCGGCGAGGCCTTCGCCAAGGCCCTGATCTTCCTGCCGATGGCGATCTCGATGGTCGGCGCCGGCATCATCTGGAAGTTCGTCTACCAGTACAAGCAGACGTCCCGCCCGCAGATCGGCCTGCTCAACGCGGTCCTGAAGCTGCTCGGGTTCGAGACCCAGCAGTTCCTCATCAACGCGCCGCTCAACACCTTCATGTTGATCATCGTCATGGTCTGGATCCAGGCCGGGTTCGCGATGACGGTCCTCTCCGCCGCCATCAAGGCCATCCCCGACGAGATCATCGAGGCCGCCAAGCTCGATGGCGTCCAGGCGTTCAAGATGTTCCGCTACATCACGCTGCCGAGCATCCGGGCCGCCCTCGTCGTCGTCGTGACGACGATCGGCATCGGGACGCTCAAGGTGTTCGACATCGTGCGGACCATGACCGGTGGGCAGTTCGACACCTCGGTCGTCGCCAACGAGTTCTACAGCCAGAGCTTCCGCTTCAACGCTCCGGGACTCGGCGCGGCCCTCGCGGTGCTGCTGTTCATTCTCGTCATCCCGATCGTGACGTACAACATCATCCAGATGCGAAAGGAGGCCTGAGCCATGAGCACCCTCGAACCGGTGGCCGTGCCCGACAAGATCTCTCCAGAGATGGAGCAGACGGCCAAGCCCCGCCGCAAGAAGAAGACCGCCGCGGGTGACGCTGCCCGCGCCATCTCCTCGCCGTGGGCGTCCGTCGCAGCGATCGTCATCGCCGTCCTGTGGACGATCCCGACGATCGGTCTGCTCGTCACCTCCTTCCGCGACCAGCGCGCCATCAACCGCAGCGGCTGGTGGACGGCGTTCGGCGACCCGGGGGCCTTCACCCTGGAGAACTACCGCCAGGCACTTGCTCCCGGATCATCGGCGGGCCTCGGGCAGTACTTCATCAACACCGTCGTCATCACCATCCCGGCGGTGGCCCTGCCCCTGTTCCTGGCCTCCCTGGCTGCCTACGCGTTCGCGTGGATGCCGTTCCCGGGTCGCGACGCGTTGTTCGTCGCGGTGTTCGCCCTGCAGATCGTCCCGCTGCAGGTCGCGCTCATCCCGCTGCTCGACATCTACGTCAACAAGCTGGGCTTCGGTGCGTCGTACTGGAGCGTGTGGTTGTCGCACACGATCTTCGCGCTCCCACTGGCGATCTTCCTCATCCACAACTTCATGAGGGAGCTCCCCGCCGAGCTCATGGAGGCAGCCCGCGTCGACGGTGCAGGTCACGTGACGATCTTCTTCAAGATCCTCCTGCCCCTGCTCACCCCGGCGCTCGCAGCCTTCGGCATCTTCCAGTTCCTGTGGGTCTGGAACGACCTGCTCGTCTCGCTCGTGTTCCTCGGTGGTACTCCTGACGTCGCGCCGATCACCGTGCGCGTCGCCGAGCTGTCCGGTTCCCGCGGAAGTGCCTGGTACCTGCTCTCGGCTGGTGCGTTCATCTCGATGATCGTCCCGGTCGCAGTGTTCCTGGCCCTCCAGAGGTACTTCGTGCGCGGCCTGCTCGCAGGTGGCCTGAAGGGCTGAGGCCCTCAGGTCCGCGCGTTCGGAAAGGAACGAGGACCATCAGCACCATCACCGATGTGGCGCGGGTGGCCGGAGTGTCGGTCGCCACGGTCTCCCGCGCCCTTCGGGGTCTGGACCGGGTCTCGCCGCAGACCCGGGAGAAGGTCCTTCGCGTCGCCGAGGACCTGCACT encodes the following:
- a CDS encoding carbohydrate ABC transporter permease; amino-acid sequence: MVSTVIGAVPAAIPEPFLRAQSVPGKFFLMFFAIFFFALVFGLVLFLASLFKGKNGERVQGALFVGPAVVLLAIGLMYPAILTINQSLRGRSGEGGLTLSNYSAMFTQPELLLVLRNTALWVILVPILATSIGLIYAILIDRARGEAFAKALIFLPMAISMVGAGIIWKFVYQYKQTSRPQIGLLNAVLKLLGFETQQFLINAPLNTFMLIIVMVWIQAGFAMTVLSAAIKAIPDEIIEAAKLDGVQAFKMFRYITLPSIRAALVVVVTTIGIGTLKVFDIVRTMTGGQFDTSVVANEFYSQSFRFNAPGLGAALAVLLFILVIPIVTYNIIQMRKEA
- a CDS encoding ABC transporter substrate-binding protein — its product is MALYTKRRIAALSGVLAVALTATACGSSSDGGGDTAESGSTSSIDCAPYTAFGDLKGKTVTVYTSITAPEDAPHIASYQPFVDCTGVEIKYEGSKEFEAQLPVRVKGGNAPDIAYLPQPGLLNTLVQTGAIKAAPPEVAANVDKNMPDWKNYGTVDGTFYAAPLGANVKSFVWYSPSAFADKGYEVPTTWADLLALSEKMAAEGGDVKPWCAGIESGDATGWPATDWVEDVMLRTAGAETYDKWVNHEIPFNDPAVATALAEVGKILKNDKFVNGGFGDVKTIASTSFQDAGQPILDGTCYMHRQASFYAANWPEGTEVGPEGEVWAFYLPSVDSSSKPVLGGGEFTAAFADRPEVKAFQTYLSSVEWADERAKTCGTGGCVTANKNADPSLLKNPVDKLSAEALTDSAATFRFDGSDLMPGAVGAGTFWKGMTDWIIGKDDKATLDFIEQSWPK
- a CDS encoding carbohydrate ABC transporter permease, whose product is MSTLEPVAVPDKISPEMEQTAKPRRKKKTAAGDAARAISSPWASVAAIVIAVLWTIPTIGLLVTSFRDQRAINRSGWWTAFGDPGAFTLENYRQALAPGSSAGLGQYFINTVVITIPAVALPLFLASLAAYAFAWMPFPGRDALFVAVFALQIVPLQVALIPLLDIYVNKLGFGASYWSVWLSHTIFALPLAIFLIHNFMRELPAELMEAARVDGAGHVTIFFKILLPLLTPALAAFGIFQFLWVWNDLLVSLVFLGGTPDVAPITVRVAELSGSRGSAWYLLSAGAFISMIVPVAVFLALQRYFVRGLLAGGLKG
- a CDS encoding DNA gyrase/topoisomerase IV subunit A, coding for MAKRTTTPPPGETPQDGVERVIDIDVEDEMRSAFLEYSYSVIYSRALPDARDGLKPVQRRILFGMSELGLRPDRPHVKSSRVVGEVMGKYHPHGDQAIYDALVRMAQPFTMRLPLVDGHGNFGSLDDGPAASRYTEARMAPAALLMVSGLDEDTVDYVPNYDDSLLQPGVMPAAYPNLLVNGASGIAVGMATNMAPHNLVEVIGAARHLIAHPDCSLDDLMKFVPGPDLPGGGRIVGLDGIRDAYLTGRGSFRTRAAARVEKLTPRRMGIVVTELPYLVGPEKVIERVKTLVQAKKLQGISDVKDLTDRKNGLRLVFEVKNGFNADAVLEQLYKLTPMEDSFGINNVALVDGQPRTLGLKELLRTYVDFRIEVVRRRTEFRLRKRQDRLHLVEGLLIAIVDIDEVIQLIRTSDDAATAKARLMSVFDLSEAQAEYILELQLRRLTKFSLIELESERDELRRQIEELEAILADEKLLHRTVSGELADVAKAHGTPRRTVLLESAGVPASVGAPLEVADDPCWVLLSSTGLLARTSSVDPVPADGGRAKHDAIIGAVRTTARGEFGLVTSAGRMLRMSAIELPTLPPLGGAPSLSGGAPLAVFADLPAGEEPLTIVGLDADGPGIALGTAQGVVKRVTPDHPARASWEVIALKDGDRVVGAAALRDGEEDLVFVTSDAQLLRFSASSVRPQGRAAGGMAGIRLNPGACVVFFGAVDPTSDAVVVTSSGASDALPGTQPGAIKVTPYAEYPPKGRGTGGVRAHRFLRGEDALVLAWVGARPARASGAAGVALELPEASGRRDGSGTAYPAVIGGIGSPVR